One Lutzomyia longipalpis isolate SR_M1_2022 chromosome 4, ASM2433408v1 DNA segment encodes these proteins:
- the LOC129795088 gene encoding LOW QUALITY PROTEIN: L-xylulose reductase (The sequence of the model RefSeq protein was modified relative to this genomic sequence to represent the inferred CDS: deleted 2 bases in 1 codon): protein MEVSLKNRIILVTGAGQGIGNELCKRLATAGCHVIAVSRSVAPLQYSALIPLLIEIETISVDLSDWASTRTRLQHIKKVDGVVNNAGIAIIKPFEELTEEDFDKTFSVNTKAVFNVSQMMAPRMPSVGGSIVNVSSLASLRSFQGHAVYSASKAAVDSITRSLALELGPRNIRVNSVNPTVILTRMGRENWSDPSKAKPLLDNIPLHRFGEVSEVVDTIIYLLSDKSSFMTGHSLPLEGGYCAC, encoded by the exons ATGGAGGTATCACTGAAGAATCGAATTATCCTCGTGACGGGAGCTGGTCAAG GGATTGGCAATGAACTGTGCAAACGCTTAGCAACTGCTGGATGTCACGTCATTGCTGTTTCACGTTCTGTGGCTCCACTGcagtactctgcgttgataccactgcttATC GAAATTGAGACAATCTCCGTGGATTTGAGCGATTGGGCGTCAACACGGACGCGTTTGCAGCACATCAAGAAGGTCGATGGGGTTGTCAATAATGCTGGAATTGCCATCATTAAGCCCTTTGAGGAGCTCACAGAGGAGGATTTCGACAA AACTTTCTCCGTGAACACGAAGGCAGTCTTCAATGTTTCCCAAATGATGGCCCCGCGGATGCCCAGTGTTGGTGGGAGTATTGTCAATGTCTCCTCATTGGCCTCACTTCGCTCCTTCCAGGGACACGCTGTCTACTCGGCCAGCAAGGCAGCTGTGGACTCAATCACACGAAGCCTCGCCCTGGAACTTGGTCCACGGAATATTCGCGTAAATAGCGTCAATCCCACCGTGATTCTCACGCGTATGGGACGTGAAAATTGGAGTGATCCATCAAAGGCAAAACCCCTCCTGGACAACATTCCACTTCACAGATTTGGGGAAGTTTCCGAGGTTGTGGACACAATTATTTACCTCCTCAGTGACAAATCTTCCTTCATGACGGGACACAGTTTACCCCTCGAAGGGGGCTACTGTGCCTGCTAA